CCGCGAAGGCACCGTCACGCGGCGGGTCAATCAACATACGATCAAAATGGCCCAGATCACGTAGCCATTGCACATCCACTTCAAACAGGTTCAGCGTTGTGAATGTAGCCTTGTCCTGCAAGCCGTGAGCCAAGGCCGCTTCACCAGCACGTTCGGTCAAGGTGCTGCTGCCCTCAATGCCGACCACTTCGGCAGCACGACGTGCCAGGGGCAGGCTGAAGTTACCCAGACCACAGAACAAGTCGGCTACACGGTGCTCGGGCTTGACGTCCAGCAGGGTCAAGGCACGCGAGATCAGGCTACGGTTAATGTCGTGGTTCACCTGCGTAAAGTCCGTAGGACGATACGGCATGCGCAAATCAAACTCGGGTAAGGCATAGGCCAGCTTGTCCGCATCTTCGCGCAACAAGGGGTGCGCCGTTTCCGGGCCCTTGGGCTGCAACCACCAGCTAATGTCGTGCTCTTGCCCGAAATCCTGCAAACGCTGGATATCCTCGCTGGTCAGCGGCTCCATATGACGCAGGGTCAGGGTAATGACCCGGTCGCCCATGGCCAGCTCAATCTGTGGCAATCGGTCCGGGCGCGACAGGCCTGCCAGGCAAGTGCGCAAGGGCTCGAGCAGAGCCGATACCTTGGGAGGCAACACGCGGCATTCAGTCATGTCCACAACATAACGGCCATTCTTCTCACGAAAGCCTACCAGCACTCCTCCCTTTTTGGGCACATAACGCATGGAGAAGCGCGCACGGTAACGGTAGCCCCAGTAGGGGCCATGCAAGGGCGCCAGCACCCGGCCCGGCTTGACCTTGCCGATGTGCGCCAATGAATCCTCCAGCACACGTTGCTTAACCGCCACCTGGGCCGAGGGCTCCAGATGTTGCATGGCGCAACCGCCACAAACCCCGAAATTGGGACAGGGAGGCTCGGCACGCTGGGACGAAGCCTGCAGCAAAGCGGTCATGCGGGCCTTGTCATACGAGTCTTTGGAGCGCACCGTCTCGGCCAACACTTTCTCGCCTGGCAGCGCGCCTTCCACAAACACCACTTTGCCCTCTTTGTGGGCGACGCCGCGGCCTTCCAGATCCAGCGACTCAATTAACAATACGTCAGACATTCGATAAAAACCCAAATAAGCGTCCTGCCAGGCAGATAGGCGCAGTTGCACCGCCGCTAGCGATGGCGAATCGATGATTTTACAATGAGCATCCGGCTCAACGGGTAAAAACAAGCACAATCCGACCATGGCGGTTCCGCAAGGTCACTACCTATGCGGCACATAGATACCAAAGAAGGCTGTTGGCTTCCCCCTCAAGATCCGTCTTGGGATCATTCAGGCCCGGCGCTCCACTCCAAACACGTCAGACAAAAAAAAGCGGCCAGAAGCCGCTTTTTTCAGACACACTACCGAGTTTATCGCGCAGGCAGATAAGACATCGGGTTAACCGGCGTACCGGAGCGTCGAATCTCAAAGTGCAGACGAGGCGAGGTCGTGTCCGACTGGCCCAGATCGGCAATACGCTGCCCCTTCTTCACTTGCTGACCTGTTTTTACATGCAGGACGCTGTTATGCGCGTAGGCGGTAATAAAGCCATTGCTGTGGCCGACCAGGACCATGGAACCCAGGCCACGCACGCCGTTACCGGCATACATGATCTTGCCATCGGCCGCCGCTACAACCGGGTCCCCCACCTTGCCTTCAATATCAATCCCTTTGGTAGAGGCATTGAAACCCTGGATAATCTTGCCACTGGCTGGCCAGCCCCAGGCAATGAGCGCCGCATCACTGGCGCGAGGGGCCGACACCGGCGTTTCCGTCTTGACAGGGGTGGCAGGACTGACCGGCGAGGTCTGGGTGCTGCCGCTGCTGGCAGGACGTGTAGTGGTCGCCGCCATCGACGTACTTCCATCCAGACGCAGGGTTTGGCCCACACGCAGCATGGATGGATCGGTAATCTGGTTCAACTGTATCAGCGAGTTCACGTCCATGCCGTGCGCTTGTGCAATCTTGTAGAGCGTATCGCCGGGGCGTACGACGTACGTACCCGAAGCCGTGCTGACACTGCCCGCTGCTGAAGAAGAACTCAGGTCAGTGACTGGGGCGCGCTCGGTACGGCTTGCACAACCAGCCAGCAGGGTACTGGTGACCACAGCCGCCACCAGGCACTGACGGGGCGTCAAGAACCACTGTGTACCGGTGGAAGCAGCGGTTAACGGTAACCTGACTGCATGCTGCATATAAATCTCCTGAGAATATCTGACTAAATCTGGGTTCCGGCTCGCATCGGCACGAAGCGAACCGCATCAAGTTCTTCACGACGCCAAGCAGCCTGTCCGGTGCGTTCCACCAAAACCAGGCGCTGTTGTGTCGTACCTTCGGGAGCGATCAGTCGCCCCCCCACTGTTAATTGTTCCAGCAGGCTTCTCGGAATGACCGGGCCGGCTGCCGCCACAACAATAGCATCATATGGCGCCGCCGCCGGGTAACCTTGCATTCCGTCACCAAACATTATGCGTGCCCGTTGCGACAGGCCCAATTGGCGCATGTGGTCACGCGCCAGATCGCACAGGCCTTTGATGCGTTCCACGGCATACACTTCTTTTACTAATTGTGCCAAAACAGCGGCCTGATAACCACACCCGGCCCCCACTTCCAGCACTTTACTCGGTATTTTATGGTCGCATACCAGGCTGATCATATGGGCCACGACCCACGGCTGAGAGATGGTCTGCGCAAAGCCGATAGGCAGGGCGTCATCTTCGTAGGCCCGACTGGCCAGACCCTGATCGACAAACTGATGGCGCGGCACCGCCTGCATGGCGGCCAGCACCCGTTCATCAGTGATACCCTGTCGGCGCAAGCGCTCGATCATCATGCCACGCGAGCGTTCCGAGTTCAAACCCAGATTGACACTTGTTGACACTTGTGCAGACAACACCACCGTCGGTGCGGGTTGTAACTGACCGCGCTGCACAATACGGGTATTGCTGTTGGTGGCCGACAGACCACTGCCCAGGCTGGATTTTCCAAACCGGTTGCGTGTTCCGTCCGCAAAAGGATAGCGCTTGCCTGGCTTACTTGTCATTGCACCCAGTCCCGCAAACCCGCCAGCTGCTCGTGATGAGTCAAGTCGGCACGCAAGGGAGTAATAGAAACGGCCCCTTGCTCGACAGCACCAAAATCTGTTCCCTGCTCACTATCGGATACCCCGCCAACGCGACCAATCCAATAGACCGGCTCTCCATAGGGCGTCTGACTCTTGACTACCGGCTCCGAGGGATGCCGCTTGCCAAGACGGGTCACCTGCATGCCCTTGAGCGCCTCATAAGGCAGACACGGAATATTCACGTTCAGCAAGGTATTGGCCGCCAAAGGACGCTGCTGGCAGCGCTCGACCAAATCGCGCGCCACGCGGGCAGCACTGTCCAGATTCTTCCAGCCGCGCTCGATCAGGGAAAAAGCGATGGCGGGAATACCGAACAGATGGCCTTCCATCGCTGCGGCAACCGTACCCGAATACAAGGTGTCATCACCCATATTGGCGCCATTATTGATGCCGGACACAATCAGATCAGGACGAAAATCCAGCAAGCCGGTCAGGGCCACGTGGACACAATCGGACGGTGTACCATTGACAAAATAAAAACCATTGTTGGCCTGGCGCAGCGACAAGGGACGATTCAACGTCAGGGAATTGCTGGCACCGCTGCAATTGGTCTCGGGTGCAATGACAGTGAGCTCGCCCAGTCCTTGCAAAGCTTCATACAAAGCCTCGATACCGGCTGCCGTGTAGCCATCATCATTGGAGACCAGAATACGCATGCTTTACTTTTCCGTTAAAAATCTAACAGGGGCAACAAATTGTACCCGCTGCCTTTGGTATTTTGCTGCAAGGCCGGTAGAATCCGCGCAACAATAATTGTGGAGCTCGATCCTCATGAACGCCGTTTCTTTTGCCGTGGCCGCCCCGCTGGTCGCTCTCTTGTCCTATTTGCTCGGCTCCTTGCCGTTTGCCGTCATCGTGAGCAAGATCATGGGCTTGCAGGACCCGCGCACCTTTGGTTCGAAAAATCCGGGAGCCACTAATGTACTACGTAGCGGCAATAAAAAAGCAGCCATTCTGACCTTGCTGGGCGACGCGTTCAAGGGCTGGCTGGCTGTCTTTCTGACCCAACAAGCCATCAGCAATTGGGGCTGGGCGCCTGCCTTGCTGGGAATCAGTGCCTTTTGTGCCTTTCTAGGTCACCTGTACCCGGTCTTTCTGGGATTCAAAGGCGGCAAAGGTGTGGCCACCGCACTGGGGGTCATTTTAGCGCTGCTGCCCTGGCTGGCGCTGGCCACCGCCCTCACCTGGCTGATCATCGCCTATGTCAGCCGCTACTCTTCGCTGGCCGCCCTGGTCAGCGCGATCTTCGCCCCTTTGTATTACCTGCTCGGCGCCAAGGTCGTCTGGCCCATGAATACTTCCATTGCCACCGCTCTGGTCCTGATCAGTGCCTTTTTACTGTGGCGTCACCAGGAAAACATCCGTCGCCTGATGACCGGCAAAGAAAGCAAGATCGGCGCCAAAAAGAAGTAATCTTCAGGGCTTCAGCTGGGACACGGACTGATTGACGCAGGCCAGATCCCAGCGAGGTCGGATGGCAAAGCCATGCTGACTATCGTCCAGGCGGGCCAGGCCATGCTTGACCCGCATCGCCGCCGCAAAAGCAATCATGGCCCCGTTATCGGTACAAAACTCCAAGGGCGGAAAAAATACCTCGCCCTTCAGACGCGCCACGGCCTTTTGCAAATAGCCGCGCAAATGACGGTTGGCGCCCACCCCTCCGGCCACCACCAAGCGCTTCAGACCAGTTTGCTTCAAGGCCTTGATCGCCTTGGCCGCCAATACATCCACGATGGCCGCTTCGGTGCCGGCAGCCAGATCTGCACGTTGCTGTTGCGTTACCCCTCCCTCCTGCGCCTCCAGCTTGCGCAAACGAGTCAGCACGGCAGTTTTCAGGCCACTAAAGCTGAAATCCAGATCTTTGCTGTGCAACATGGGCCGCGGCAGCTCGTACACCGTGGCATCGCCTTGCTCGGCCAGGCGCGACAAGGCTGGCCCACCGGGATAGCCCAAACCCATCAGCTTGGCGCTTTTATCAAAGGCTTCACCAGCCGCGTCGTCCAGCGTTTCGCCCAGCAGCTCATACTGCCCCACCCCGTCGACGCGCATCAGTTGCGTATGCCCGCCCGACACCAGCAAGGCCACGAACGGAAATTCCGGTCGCGGTTCTGCCAGAAGCGGCGAGAGCAAATGGCCTTCCAGGTGATGGATGGCAATGGTGGGTTTTTTCAGTGACCAGGCAATCGACTGCGCCACGCTGGCCCCGACCAACAAGGCGCCCGCCAGCCCGGGACCGGCGGTGTAGGCAATGGCATCGACCTGATCGAGTTGCATCTGACAGGAGGCCAGGACCTGACGAGTCAAGGGCAGGACGCGGCGGATATGATCGCGAGAGGCCAGCTCAGGCACCACACCACCGTATTCACGATGCATGGCAATCTGGCTGTGCAAGGCATGGGCCAACAGGCCCTGTTCCGTACTGACCAGCGCCACGCCGGTTTCATCGCAGGAACTTTCAAATCCAAGAATATTCATGGCACTTATTTTAGCCTGCTGTATTGGGGAAAACAGGAATTTATCCCTTCATTGAAACCAGCCGATAGTATCGGGGTTGTGCCGATACATCGCATAAAAGGGGGGGACGCAGTGGCACACTCGTGGTTAAAATCCCGCATCGATACACTCACGCTCCGATCGCCTAATAATCACAAGGAGGCTGCCCATGTTTGAACGTCTCTTCAAACTCGCTGAGCACGGCACCAACGTTCGCACCGAGGTCCTGGCAGGTATTACTACCTTCCTGACCATGTCCTACATCATTTTTGTGAACCCAGACATCCTGTCGTCCACCGGGATGGATCGCAATGCCATCTTTGTAGCGACCTGCCTGGCCGCCGCTCTGGGCACCTTCATTATGGCCTTTGTCGCGAACTGGCCCATCGGCATGGCACCGGGCATGGGCCTGAACGCCTTTTTTGCGTTCACTGTGGTCGCAACCCTGGGCTATAGCTGGCAACAGGCACTGGGCGCCGTGTTTATCTCGGGTGTCATCTTCCTGATCCTGACGGTGACTGGCATCCGGTCATGGCTGATCCGGGGCATCCCGAAATCCCTGCAAAGCGCGATTGCCGCCGGTATCGGCATGTTCCTGGGCCTGATCGCCCTGATGAACTCGGGCATCGTCGTCGCCCACCCCGCGACCAAGATTGGTCTGGGTGATCTGACCCAGCCCGCGGCCCTGTACGCGATTCTGGGCTTCTTTATCATTGCTGCCCTGGATGCACTGAAGGTACGCGGTGCGATCCTGATCGGTATTCTAGCTGTGACCATTCTGTCCATGCTGACTGGTCATAGCGAGTTTGGCGGCGTGGTCTCCGCGCCTCCGTCGCTCATGCCCACCTTCATGCAGCTGGACATCATGGGCGCCCTGCACACGGGTTTTGTTCACGTGATTCTGGTGCTGGTTCTGGTTGAGGTATTTGACGCTACCGGCACCATGATCGGGGTTGCCAAACGTGCCCGTCTGATCGAAGAAGGCAAACCCAACCGTCTGGGCCGCGCCCTGCTCGCTGACAGTACCGCCATTGTGGCCGGCTCCATGCTCGGCACCAGCAGCACCACCGCGTATGTCGAGAGCGCCTCAGGCGTGCAGGCCGGCGGCCGCACGGGCCTGACGGCCTTGACCATTGGCGTACTGTTCCTGCTGGCGCTGTTCTTCTCGCCGCTGGCCGCGACCGTTCCCGGTTACGCCACCGCCCCCGCCTTGCTGTACGTAGCGTGCTTGATGATGCGCGAAATTACCGAAGTGAAATGGGATGACATGACCGAGGCTGTGCCTGCTGCGCTGGCCGCCTTGACCATGCCGTTCACCTACTCCATTGCCAATGGTCTGGCCTTTGGCTTTATCAGCTATGTGATCCTGAAGCTGAGCACGGGCCGGTGGCGCAGTATTCACCTGGCCACGCTGATTGTTGCCATCTTGTTTGTGATCAAGTACGCAATCGCTACGGAATGAAAAACCTTACAGCAAATTCGTCTGGCGCTTTAGGGCTGTCTGGAAAACGAGTACACTGATCGCATGTTTAACGAAGCGGCTGAACACCATCAGCCGCTTTTTTATTGCGGAGGCTCCCCCATGAGCATCGTCGAACTGAACGAAGAAACATTCCAGGCCGCCGTGGAAGACGGCAAGCCACTGATTATCGACTTCTGGGCGCCCTGGTGCGGTCCATGCCGCCAATTTGCCCCCGTCTTTGACGCGGCAGCGGCCAAGCACCCGGATGTCACGTTTGCCAAGGTCAACACCGAGGAAGAGCAGGAGCTGGCCGCGGGCCTGCGTATCCGCTCCATTCCCACCTTGATGGTGTTTCGCGAGCGCGTTCTGCTGTTCTCGCAGGCCGGCGCCCTATCGGCGGCCCAGCTGGACGACCTGGTCGAACAAGTCAAGGCGGTGGACATGGAAAAGGTCCACGCTGAAATTGCCGCCCAGCAAAACCAGGAGCCTGATCAAGCCTGATCGGCTTCCCAACAAGAAAAACGCCAGACATGCAGTCTGGCGTTTTTTTGTCTGCAGCAAGCCTACTCGCAGTTCTCCAGCTCAATGATGGCAAAGCCCCGCCGTTTGATTTCGTTCTCTACCGGCGCCGAAGCGATTTCCGTATGGCAAAAACGGCATTCACGCGAGGTGAAAGTCTCCACATTCACCCCTTTGGCCGCCAGATAACGCTGGCCATAACTTAACACCTTGTCCATATCCTTGGCGTCGTCACTGACCAAAATATCAAAGTGCATGCGACGCCCATCAGGGCGCACCACATAGGTATCAAACACCGCAATCTTCATGACAAACCCTTTTCAGCAAAAAACTCAGTAGGTACACGTCGGCCCGCAAGATGCAGAACCATTCTTGTCCGCGACCGCTTGTGCCTCCTCCCCTTTCTTATCCTGTACAGGAGTATTTCGGGCAATCAGCTGACCGACAAAGGCCCCCAGACGTAAATCATCCAGATGCCCCAGCTCTTTCAACGCCAGCTTGCCGTCTCGATCAAAGATGATCGTTGAGGGCGTCCCCCCCAAACCCCATGCCTTCATGGTACGCGGCAAGGGGCCGGTGTCTGAGGGCTGGTCAATGGCGATGGGAAAATTCAAACGGTACTCGTGAACAAAAGCCTGCAAAGCGGCAGGCCCCATCACATCGTGGTGCTCGAACACGCTATGCAAACCGATGACGCGCAGATCATCACGCGAAAACAGAGTATCGAGTTTTCTGGCTTGTGGCAGGCTGTTGATGACGCAACCAGGGCAAAGCATCTGAAAGGCGGTGACGACCACTACCCGGTCCCGCAAGGACGCCAGGCTTAAAGGTGCCGAGGTGTTAAGCCACTGGCTGGCATGGATTTCATAAGTCATGACGTACCCCAATGCAGACTGGACCCAATCGAACCCACTGGCCGGATAAGGACGTAAAAGGAATCACAGAGAGGTAGTATGGCCACAGACTGGACGGCACAGAGAGACAATCGTCTGGAAAAGATACCTTTTCGTCCAGAAAACCGCAGCAGACGCTCTAGCGACAACAGACCAGAGCCAGTCTGCCGTAAAGCGATCATTTATGCCTGTTCGACAGGCTCGCATTCACCTTGGCCGCGCGTCATATTGATAAAGGCTTGCTGAAAGTCTGCTTGATGCCCGAGCGGCAGATTCAATAGCCAGCGCACGCCTTCTGCATCGAACTGCTCGTCCTGAACCTGAACGCCAAAACTGTCGAAACGGGATTGCACCAGGGCCAGATCGGCAAATGAACAGCGGCAGCGCAAGGCGGCCATGGGAATCAGTTCCTGCTTGTCAGCAAGACGCAAACATTGAGCGGCGACGCCGCCATAGGCACGCACCAGGCCACCCGTGCCCAGCTTGACGCCCCCAAACCAGCGAATGACCAGCACCGCGACGCGGTCGCAATCCTGGCCTTCTATCGCTTGCAAAATGGGACGCCCGGCTGTGCCGCCGGGTTCGCCATCATCGTTAAAGCGGTATTCAGACCCGATCTTGTAGGCCCAGCAATTATGCGTGGCATCGGGCACACCCCTGGCCTGAAAGAAGGCCAAGGCCTGGCTGGCACTGTCGACAGGCGCAGCCAAAGCCAGAAAACGGCTTTTTTTGATGTCCTGTTCGAAGCTGGTGGGCTCACGCAGGGTAAAGACAGCCACCCCTACCCTCAGTCCTGTTCGCGACTGGCCAGGTAGTCTTCATAGCCGCCGCGGTAATCCACCAGACGGCCTTCGGGCATCACTTCGATAATGCGGGTTGCCACACCGGAGACGAACTCACGGTCATGGGACACGAAAATCAGGGTGCCTTCAAACTTTTCCAG
This genomic interval from Alcaligenes ammonioxydans contains the following:
- the rlmD gene encoding 23S rRNA (uracil(1939)-C(5))-methyltransferase RlmD, with the protein product MSDVLLIESLDLEGRGVAHKEGKVVFVEGALPGEKVLAETVRSKDSYDKARMTALLQASSQRAEPPCPNFGVCGGCAMQHLEPSAQVAVKQRVLEDSLAHIGKVKPGRVLAPLHGPYWGYRYRARFSMRYVPKKGGVLVGFREKNGRYVVDMTECRVLPPKVSALLEPLRTCLAGLSRPDRLPQIELAMGDRVITLTLRHMEPLTSEDIQRLQDFGQEHDISWWLQPKGPETAHPLLREDADKLAYALPEFDLRMPYRPTDFTQVNHDINRSLISRALTLLDVKPEHRVADLFCGLGNFSLPLARRAAEVVGIEGSSTLTERAGEAALAHGLQDKATFTTLNLFEVDVQWLRDLGHFDRMLIDPPRDGAFAVATALAQLEKHERPERLVYVSCSPGTLARDAGVLVHQGGYTLESAGVVNMFPHTAHVESIAVFTR
- a CDS encoding peptidoglycan DD-metalloendopeptidase family protein; amino-acid sequence: MQHAVRLPLTAASTGTQWFLTPRQCLVAAVVTSTLLAGCASRTERAPVTDLSSSSAAGSVSTASGTYVVRPGDTLYKIAQAHGMDVNSLIQLNQITDPSMLRVGQTLRLDGSTSMAATTTRPASSGSTQTSPVSPATPVKTETPVSAPRASDAALIAWGWPASGKIIQGFNASTKGIDIEGKVGDPVVAAADGKIMYAGNGVRGLGSMVLVGHSNGFITAYAHNSVLHVKTGQQVKKGQRIADLGQSDTTSPRLHFEIRRSGTPVNPMSYLPAR
- a CDS encoding protein-L-isoaspartate(D-aspartate) O-methyltransferase, encoding MTSKPGKRYPFADGTRNRFGKSSLGSGLSATNSNTRIVQRGQLQPAPTVVLSAQVSTSVNLGLNSERSRGMMIERLRRQGITDERVLAAMQAVPRHQFVDQGLASRAYEDDALPIGFAQTISQPWVVAHMISLVCDHKIPSKVLEVGAGCGYQAAVLAQLVKEVYAVERIKGLCDLARDHMRQLGLSQRARIMFGDGMQGYPAAAPYDAIVVAAAGPVIPRSLLEQLTVGGRLIAPEGTTQQRLVLVERTGQAAWRREELDAVRFVPMRAGTQI
- the surE gene encoding 5'/3'-nucleotidase SurE, with amino-acid sequence MRILVSNDDGYTAAGIEALYEALQGLGELTVIAPETNCSGASNSLTLNRPLSLRQANNGFYFVNGTPSDCVHVALTGLLDFRPDLIVSGINNGANMGDDTLYSGTVAAAMEGHLFGIPAIAFSLIERGWKNLDSAARVARDLVERCQQRPLAANTLLNVNIPCLPYEALKGMQVTRLGKRHPSEPVVKSQTPYGEPVYWIGRVGGVSDSEQGTDFGAVEQGAVSITPLRADLTHHEQLAGLRDWVQ
- the plsY gene encoding glycerol-3-phosphate 1-O-acyltransferase PlsY, with translation MNAVSFAVAAPLVALLSYLLGSLPFAVIVSKIMGLQDPRTFGSKNPGATNVLRSGNKKAAILTLLGDAFKGWLAVFLTQQAISNWGWAPALLGISAFCAFLGHLYPVFLGFKGGKGVATALGVILALLPWLALATALTWLIIAYVSRYSSLAALVSAIFAPLYYLLGAKVVWPMNTSIATALVLISAFLLWRHQENIRRLMTGKESKIGAKKK
- the tsaD gene encoding tRNA (adenosine(37)-N6)-threonylcarbamoyltransferase complex transferase subunit TsaD; protein product: MNILGFESSCDETGVALVSTEQGLLAHALHSQIAMHREYGGVVPELASRDHIRRVLPLTRQVLASCQMQLDQVDAIAYTAGPGLAGALLVGASVAQSIAWSLKKPTIAIHHLEGHLLSPLLAEPRPEFPFVALLVSGGHTQLMRVDGVGQYELLGETLDDAAGEAFDKSAKLMGLGYPGGPALSRLAEQGDATVYELPRPMLHSKDLDFSFSGLKTAVLTRLRKLEAQEGGVTQQQRADLAAGTEAAIVDVLAAKAIKALKQTGLKRLVVAGGVGANRHLRGYLQKAVARLKGEVFFPPLEFCTDNGAMIAFAAAMRVKHGLARLDDSQHGFAIRPRWDLACVNQSVSQLKP
- a CDS encoding NCS2 family permease, which codes for MFERLFKLAEHGTNVRTEVLAGITTFLTMSYIIFVNPDILSSTGMDRNAIFVATCLAAALGTFIMAFVANWPIGMAPGMGLNAFFAFTVVATLGYSWQQALGAVFISGVIFLILTVTGIRSWLIRGIPKSLQSAIAAGIGMFLGLIALMNSGIVVAHPATKIGLGDLTQPAALYAILGFFIIAALDALKVRGAILIGILAVTILSMLTGHSEFGGVVSAPPSLMPTFMQLDIMGALHTGFVHVILVLVLVEVFDATGTMIGVAKRARLIEEGKPNRLGRALLADSTAIVAGSMLGTSSTTAYVESASGVQAGGRTGLTALTIGVLFLLALFFSPLAATVPGYATAPALLYVACLMMREITEVKWDDMTEAVPAALAALTMPFTYSIANGLAFGFISYVILKLSTGRWRSIHLATLIVAILFVIKYAIATE
- the trxA gene encoding thioredoxin — encoded protein: MSIVELNEETFQAAVEDGKPLIIDFWAPWCGPCRQFAPVFDAAAAKHPDVTFAKVNTEEEQELAAGLRIRSIPTLMVFRERVLLFSQAGALSAAQLDDLVEQVKAVDMEKVHAEIAAQQNQEPDQA
- a CDS encoding DUF2024 family protein; the encoded protein is MKIAVFDTYVVRPDGRRMHFDILVSDDAKDMDKVLSYGQRYLAAKGVNVETFTSRECRFCHTEIASAPVENEIKRRGFAIIELENCE
- a CDS encoding peroxiredoxin family protein, with amino-acid sequence MTYEIHASQWLNTSAPLSLASLRDRVVVVTAFQMLCPGCVINSLPQARKLDTLFSRDDLRVIGLHSVFEHHDVMGPAALQAFVHEYRLNFPIAIDQPSDTGPLPRTMKAWGLGGTPSTIIFDRDGKLALKELGHLDDLRLGAFVGQLIARNTPVQDKKGEEAQAVADKNGSASCGPTCTY
- a CDS encoding IMPACT family protein, which translates into the protein MAVFTLREPTSFEQDIKKSRFLALAAPVDSASQALAFFQARGVPDATHNCWAYKIGSEYRFNDDGEPGGTAGRPILQAIEGQDCDRVAVLVIRWFGGVKLGTGGLVRAYGGVAAQCLRLADKQELIPMAALRCRCSFADLALVQSRFDSFGVQVQDEQFDAEGVRWLLNLPLGHQADFQQAFINMTRGQGECEPVEQA